One window from the genome of Coleofasciculus chthonoplastes PCC 7420 encodes:
- a CDS encoding multicopper oxidase domain-containing protein gives MKPWTRRQILKWGLIGAGVTSAAIAGQTWIRQSTSRVRIPELPETPTDHFNPMSVLRDFESGTIKQENGRTIREFEIVAKNSTLQLNSAVSFVSWNFNDRVPGPTLRATEGDRIRVIFRNQGGHSHSMHFHGTHPSEMDGVKPIRHGKETIYEFEAKPSGVHLYHCHIAPVTRHISKGLYGMFIVDPRQKRPPADEIILVMGGYDINNDNQNELYAFNGIPDYYLDHPIPIYQNQLVRLYLLNMIEFDAAATFHIHANLFQVYPTGRTLTPTLETDVITMGTAERHILEFSYSYPGEYMFHPHQDAIAENGCMGMFKVIPL, from the coding sequence ATGAAACCATGGACTCGCCGCCAGATACTGAAGTGGGGATTAATCGGCGCTGGAGTGACGAGTGCCGCGATCGCAGGACAAACCTGGATACGACAATCTACCTCTAGAGTACGCATTCCTGAGCTTCCAGAGACACCAACGGATCATTTTAACCCCATGTCCGTGTTGCGAGACTTTGAGTCTGGCACAATTAAACAGGAAAATGGACGCACAATTCGCGAATTTGAAATTGTTGCTAAAAATTCTACTCTCCAACTGAATAGCGCGGTTTCCTTCGTAAGTTGGAACTTTAACGATCGCGTTCCTGGACCCACCCTACGTGCCACTGAGGGCGATCGCATCCGGGTTATTTTCCGCAATCAAGGCGGACATTCCCACAGTATGCACTTTCATGGTACTCACCCATCGGAAATGGATGGGGTAAAACCGATACGCCACGGAAAGGAAACGATTTACGAATTTGAGGCTAAACCCTCTGGTGTCCACCTCTATCATTGCCACATTGCCCCTGTAACCCGCCATATCAGCAAAGGACTTTATGGCATGTTCATTGTTGATCCTCGTCAAAAACGTCCTCCGGCTGATGAAATAATTCTGGTGATGGGTGGATATGATATCAACAACGATAATCAGAATGAACTCTACGCCTTTAATGGTATCCCTGACTACTATTTAGACCATCCCATCCCCATCTATCAAAACCAACTCGTTCGCCTGTATCTGCTAAATATGATTGAATTCGATGCGGCGGCGACGTTTCATATTCATGCCAATCTGTTCCAGGTTTATCCCACCGGGCGCACCCTTACTCCCACTCTGGAAACAGATGTGATTACTATGGGGACGGCTGAACGGCATATCCTGGAATTTTCCTACTCCTACCCCGGTGAGTATATGTTCCATCCTCACCAAGATGCGATCGCCGAAAATGGCTGTATGGGTATGTTTAAGGTGATTCCTTTGTGA
- a CDS encoding FHA domain-containing protein, with amino-acid sequence MKNTQIQPGQQAKLFHVQTNTPLELPPNRSVIHIGKAEGSIQPEIDVSNFPNSYIVSRNHATISLEGDHYFIEDIGSSNGTYLNGMRLTPTNRHLLNPGDKIELGKDSLVTFIFEDASNLAVIPNPENLSEQETFVTKLTGTGLILAGLAFLSSSLWFSHFALPFVIVEILGVLTVNYGGSKRHLGWVLIAAGVAIAIMTHQLFVLTKVVGLVALSILSLFCGYQFFVFGKVKTLNLLALKRIVKT; translated from the coding sequence ATGAAAAATACACAAATACAACCGGGACAACAGGCAAAACTCTTCCACGTTCAAACCAACACCCCGCTGGAGTTACCGCCCAACCGTTCGGTGATTCACATTGGTAAGGCTGAGGGCAGCATACAACCGGAGATTGATGTGTCCAATTTCCCCAATTCCTACATTGTATCTCGAAACCATGCCACTATTTCCCTTGAGGGAGACCACTATTTTATCGAAGACATTGGCAGTTCCAATGGTACATACTTAAATGGTATGCGTCTCACCCCCACCAATCGACACCTTCTCAATCCGGGCGACAAAATAGAATTAGGGAAAGATAGCTTAGTCACATTTATCTTTGAAGATGCCAGCAATCTTGCTGTGATCCCTAATCCGGAAAATCTTAGCGAACAGGAAACCTTTGTTACCAAGTTAACGGGTACAGGGTTAATTCTAGCCGGATTAGCATTTCTTAGTTCTAGTCTTTGGTTTTCACACTTCGCTCTTCCTTTTGTTATTGTAGAGATCTTGGGAGTGCTAACTGTAAATTATGGTGGAAGCAAACGTCATTTAGGTTGGGTTTTGATTGCGGCTGGCGTGGCAATCGCGATAATGACCCATCAGCTTTTTGTGCTAACGAAGGTTGTCGGATTAGTGGCTTTATCAATTTTAAGTTTATTCTGCGGTTATCAGTTTTTTGTCTTTGGCAAGGTTAAAACATTGAATCTATTAGCGCTCAAGCGAATTGTCAAAACCTAA
- a CDS encoding cysteine peptidase family C39 domain-containing protein: protein MNSSINIVRYIKPSHLFLAAYGMSISLTIWAIKSDSYTVFIALVCVIASIIGANLAHRWVMQGVTLDTIDKALKHHQRLVYIILFGMGAISTSLASLILLQGVKVTDLAIFATNLPLPHWIPTIILLYIAEYLNLFVLGLGCFALGLVVFFVGFGRGMSQPLPLLMATVIGMILPLAIFSHYLLPVTGMLGEPFVVEGVVLQTTSHTCAPASIATLARWVGLDPSLSERDVVQLTHTSRLGTTALAEIRAMRQLGLAPKYQRQLTIADLITTNQPAVLSVNEDVDGVIFLHAVVLLSINPESQTVTVGNPLYGRQVKTFDHINGYWTGDAVFVTNPKAQKLHNPNSVGDIPK, encoded by the coding sequence ATGAACAGTTCTATAAACATTGTACGGTATATCAAACCATCTCATTTATTTCTCGCTGCTTATGGGATGTCGATATCCCTCACGATTTGGGCAATCAAATCAGATTCCTACACTGTCTTTATCGCCTTGGTTTGCGTCATCGCCTCCATTATTGGTGCAAATTTAGCCCATCGTTGGGTGATGCAGGGCGTTACCTTGGATACCATCGATAAAGCCCTTAAACATCATCAGCGACTGGTGTATATTATTCTATTTGGGATGGGTGCGATCTCGACGAGTTTGGCTTCACTTATTCTGCTACAAGGTGTCAAGGTTACAGATTTAGCCATTTTTGCCACAAATCTGCCATTACCCCACTGGATTCCGACAATTATTTTACTTTATATTGCAGAATATCTAAACCTATTTGTTCTCGGATTAGGATGTTTTGCTTTAGGATTGGTTGTGTTTTTCGTGGGGTTTGGTCGAGGAATGTCTCAACCTCTACCGTTATTAATGGCTACCGTTATCGGAATGATACTACCATTAGCCATATTTAGCCATTACTTACTCCCCGTCACAGGGATGCTAGGCGAACCTTTTGTGGTTGAGGGCGTGGTGCTACAAACCACTTCTCATACCTGCGCCCCGGCTAGCATTGCGACTCTGGCTCGTTGGGTGGGCTTAGACCCCAGTTTATCAGAGCGAGATGTGGTTCAACTCACCCATACGAGTCGATTAGGAACCACGGCTTTAGCCGAAATTCGGGCAATGCGCCAGTTAGGACTCGCGCCAAAGTACCAACGTCAGTTAACTATAGCTGATTTAATTACCACGAATCAACCGGCTGTTCTCAGTGTCAATGAAGATGTAGATGGCGTCATCTTTTTACATGCTGTTGTCCTATTATCTATCAATCCAGAATCACAAACTGTAACAGTTGGCAACCCTCTCTATGGGCGTCAGGTGAAAACTTTTGACCATATTAACGGATATTGGACAGGTGATGCTGTGTTTGTCACCAATCCCAAAGCCCAAAAATTGCATAACCCCAACTCAGTGGGAGATATACCGAAGTAG
- a CDS encoding class II aldolase/adducin family protein: MIDEGYVKYQCHWIETKPLPYKQIAEINQWRDKLYQLHLIGMYENGIGFGNLSIRYTPSGEFIISGTKTGSLPRLTEHHYTIVTDFDLDQNSLTCTGPIQASSEALTHATLYAANPTINAIIHVHNLPLWQQLINQVPTTAQDCPYGTPEMAREILRLFDQENLMAKKILVMAGHEEGIITFGETLDKAGSLLLHYYNK, from the coding sequence ATGATCGATGAAGGTTACGTTAAGTATCAATGCCATTGGATTGAGACAAAACCACTTCCCTATAAACAGATTGCCGAAATTAATCAATGGCGCGATAAGCTCTATCAATTGCATCTAATCGGTATGTATGAAAATGGGATTGGTTTTGGTAATCTCAGTATTCGTTATACGCCCTCTGGTGAGTTTATCATCTCTGGCACAAAAACAGGCAGTCTTCCCCGATTAACAGAACATCACTATACTATTGTCACCGATTTTGATTTAGACCAGAATTCCTTAACCTGTACAGGACCTATCCAAGCCTCATCGGAAGCGTTAACTCATGCCACTCTCTATGCGGCAAATCCGACAATTAACGCAATTATTCACGTTCACAATCTCCCTCTGTGGCAGCAGTTAATCAACCAAGTGCCCACCACCGCCCAAGATTGTCCCTACGGCACTCCGGAAATGGCACGAGAAATTCTGCGATTATTTGACCAAGAGAATCTGATGGCAAAAAAGATTCTGGTAATGGCGGGACATGAAGAAGGAATTATTACTTTTGGCGAAACCTTAGATAAAGCGGGTAGTCTGCTTTTGCATTACTACAATAAGTAG
- the hemC gene encoding hydroxymethylbilane synthase: MSSTVTSPARTIRIGSRKSQLALVQTYWVQEQLHKHYPDRDFEVQTMSTHGDKILDVALSKIGDKGLFTKELEVGMLNQEIDLAVHSLKDLPTALPEGLVLGCVTERENPADALVLHAKHQGKQLDTLPEGAVIGTSSLRRLAQLRYHFPHFTFKDIRGNLNTRLGKLDAGEFDALILAAAGLKRLDMSDRIHQVIPSEISLHAVGQGALGIECRGDDPEILDVLKAIEHSPTAQRCYAERAFLRELEGGCQVPIGVNTEIKGNNLILTGMVARLDGTSLIKDTVTGEATEAEALGVELAQLLRQQGAQEILDEIFAQIQR, translated from the coding sequence ATGTCCTCCACTGTTACCAGTCCTGCTCGCACGATTCGTATCGGTTCCCGCAAAAGCCAATTGGCTTTGGTGCAAACCTATTGGGTACAGGAACAACTACACAAACACTACCCGGATCGGGACTTTGAAGTCCAGACCATGAGTACCCACGGGGATAAAATATTGGATGTGGCACTCTCCAAGATTGGTGATAAGGGACTCTTTACCAAGGAATTGGAAGTAGGGATGCTGAATCAGGAGATTGATTTAGCGGTGCATTCCCTCAAGGATTTGCCCACTGCGTTACCAGAAGGATTAGTCTTGGGGTGTGTGACGGAACGCGAAAACCCCGCCGACGCCTTGGTACTTCACGCCAAGCACCAAGGTAAGCAACTGGATACGCTTCCCGAAGGTGCGGTGATTGGCACCTCATCCCTGCGGCGTTTGGCACAATTGCGCTACCATTTCCCCCATTTCACATTTAAAGATATTCGCGGAAACCTGAATACCCGACTCGGAAAACTGGATGCTGGAGAGTTTGACGCTTTGATTTTAGCCGCCGCTGGGTTAAAACGATTGGATATGAGCGATCGCATCCACCAAGTTATACCCTCGGAGATTTCCCTCCATGCCGTTGGACAAGGGGCGTTGGGCATAGAATGTCGGGGGGATGATCCAGAAATCTTGGATGTACTCAAAGCCATTGAACATTCCCCAACCGCACAACGGTGTTATGCAGAACGAGCATTTTTACGGGAACTCGAAGGCGGTTGTCAAGTCCCCATTGGCGTAAATACAGAGATCAAGGGAAATAATCTAATTCTCACGGGTATGGTTGCCCGTTTAGATGGGACAAGCTTAATTAAAGATACCGTGACTGGAGAGGCGACTGAGGCGGAAGCCTTAGGGGTTGAACTGGCTCAACTATTACGTCAGCAAGGGGCGCAAGAGATATTAGACGAAATCTTCGCTCAAATTCAGCGATAA
- a CDS encoding PAP/fibrillin family protein: MSSTKAQLLQRIEALGLQQALFPANGEPINEIVYQLENLNPIPNPLHPDSLPSLLGNWELIYASRGTVVTRQLTSIPDLGGTLTIKRVWQTLVPGDTQKIFASNGAFLDLPLLGEWRLQADGVWTWDTPDRTANVTFNAFSLQATKPFNLKNWSLPELKIPVWEFFRNQALWTTSYLDPEIRVGRGATGNLFVFRRRDRL, from the coding sequence ATGTCATCAACAAAAGCACAACTCCTGCAACGAATAGAAGCATTAGGGCTACAGCAAGCCCTCTTTCCCGCAAATGGAGAGCCAATTAATGAAATTGTATACCAGCTCGAAAACCTTAATCCCATTCCCAACCCACTCCACCCCGACTCTCTCCCCTCTCTACTCGGTAACTGGGAATTGATCTACGCCTCAAGAGGAACCGTTGTTACCCGCCAACTGACATCAATTCCAGATTTGGGGGGAACCCTAACAATCAAACGGGTGTGGCAAACCTTAGTCCCAGGCGATACCCAGAAAATCTTTGCCTCTAATGGCGCATTTCTGGACTTACCTCTGCTAGGAGAGTGGCGGTTACAGGCTGATGGCGTTTGGACGTGGGACACTCCCGATCGCACCGCCAATGTTACCTTTAATGCATTCTCCCTGCAAGCAACCAAACCCTTTAATCTGAAAAACTGGAGCCTTCCAGAACTGAAAATCCCTGTCTGGGAATTCTTCCGCAATCAGGCTTTATGGACAACCTCCTACCTCGATCCAGAAATTCGGGTAGGGCGAGGTGCAACAGGTAATTTATTTGTGTTTCGTCGTCGCGATCGCCTCTGA
- a CDS encoding AAA family ATPase has protein sequence MGNSDKPIQKILFGSPGTGKSYQVREIAQDQLGIEFDEDTKILKNTVKTVFHPEYTYSDFVGKLLPYTYGNSVVYKYYPGHFLQALGKAYRGLIENPEEKYLLVIDELNRGNAAAIFGSIFQLLDREDDGWSTYEVDISELELVGLFNAMDYKANITGDREIQVEGTILEKFFLHELENKLGSNSEDRDRVRMLKNLKDYKISLPPNLSILATINTSDESIYYLDSAFKRRWDWEYVDAPSKADIRDNKVPLIIFQATLELDNGEHLKWYRCIVGINEFIKSHHQSIRRLEDKQMGWWFIKPHDEKVSLDQVKDKVMFYLWDSVFARDKRPLGKLFTESLSDTNLTTYADFVMHTKKFIKYMHDSVPAVE, from the coding sequence ATGGGAAATTCAGACAAACCAATCCAAAAAATTCTTTTTGGCAGTCCCGGTACGGGTAAAAGTTATCAGGTGCGCGAGATTGCCCAGGATCAACTAGGTATAGAATTTGATGAAGATACCAAAATCCTAAAGAATACGGTTAAAACTGTATTTCATCCTGAATATACTTATTCTGATTTTGTGGGCAAGCTATTGCCGTACACGTATGGCAATTCGGTAGTTTACAAGTATTATCCCGGACATTTCCTACAGGCATTGGGTAAAGCCTATCGAGGTTTAATTGAAAATCCCGAAGAAAAATATCTATTAGTAATTGATGAATTGAATAGAGGAAATGCTGCTGCTATTTTTGGATCAATATTTCAGTTATTAGATAGAGAAGATGATGGCTGGTCAACTTATGAGGTAGATATATCTGAGTTGGAACTGGTCGGTTTGTTTAATGCTATGGACTATAAAGCTAATATTACTGGTGATCGAGAAATACAGGTAGAAGGTACAATTTTAGAAAAATTTTTTCTTCATGAATTAGAAAATAAATTAGGCAGCAATTCTGAGGATAGGGATAGAGTAAGAATGTTGAAAAATTTAAAGGATTATAAAATTAGCCTTCCTCCTAATTTATCCATTCTTGCTACCATCAATACCTCTGATGAGTCAATTTACTATCTAGACAGTGCTTTTAAGAGGCGTTGGGATTGGGAGTATGTGGATGCTCCTAGTAAGGCTGATATAAGAGATAACAAAGTCCCACTTATCATATTCCAAGCAACTTTGGAACTAGATAATGGTGAGCATCTAAAGTGGTATCGATGTATTGTAGGCATCAATGAGTTTATCAAATCTCATCATCAAAGTATTAGAAGATTAGAAGATAAACAAATGGGTTGGTGGTTTATTAAGCCTCATGATGAAAAAGTTTCGCTAGATCAAGTCAAAGATAAAGTCATGTTCTATTTGTGGGATAGTGTATTTGCCAGAGACAAAAGACCTTTAGGAAAACTTTTTACAGAATCATTGAGTGATACAAACTTAACGACTTATGCCGATTTCGTTATGCATACCAAAAAATTTATAAAATATATGCATGATAGTGTGCCTGCTGTAGAGTAG
- the rsmI gene encoding 16S rRNA (cytidine(1402)-2'-O)-methyltransferase encodes MGTLYVVGTPIGNLEDMTFRAIRILQTVDTIAAEDTRHTGKLLQHFQIKTPQISYHQHNRQQRLPELLNQLTTGKTIALVTDAGMPSISDPGYELVQGAIEAGITVIPIPGATAGITALSASGLPTDRFVFEGFLPASGQERQQRLEVLAAESRTLIFYESPYRLQQTLQDFVTIFSPSRPIVLARELTKLHEQFWRGTIEEAIAYYTDHEPKGEFTLILAGAPAETPVLSEAALKAELSQLINQGLSRSQAARQLSHLTNLPRRHLYQMALSLTEIP; translated from the coding sequence ATGGGGACACTGTATGTTGTCGGGACGCCAATTGGCAACCTAGAAGATATGACCTTCCGGGCGATACGCATCTTACAAACCGTCGATACTATCGCCGCCGAAGATACCCGCCATACGGGAAAACTATTGCAGCATTTTCAAATTAAAACCCCTCAAATCAGTTACCACCAGCACAATCGCCAGCAGCGCCTACCCGAATTGCTGAATCAGTTAACCACAGGAAAAACTATTGCACTGGTTACCGATGCGGGAATGCCGAGTATATCTGACCCCGGTTATGAACTCGTCCAGGGGGCAATAGAAGCAGGAATTACAGTGATCCCCATCCCCGGTGCTACGGCTGGAATTACTGCCCTCAGCGCCTCTGGACTCCCCACAGATCGATTTGTGTTTGAAGGCTTTTTACCCGCGAGTGGACAAGAACGCCAACAACGGTTAGAGGTGTTAGCGGCTGAATCGAGAACGTTAATTTTTTACGAATCGCCCTACCGTCTCCAGCAAACCCTACAAGATTTCGTCACTATCTTTAGTCCCTCTCGTCCAATCGTCCTAGCGCGGGAATTAACTAAGTTACACGAACAGTTCTGGCGAGGCACCATTGAAGAGGCGATCGCATACTACACTGACCACGAACCCAAAGGTGAATTTACCCTCATCCTTGCTGGCGCACCTGCTGAAACCCCCGTCCTCTCGGAAGCCGCCCTCAAAGCCGAACTCAGTCAACTAATTAATCAAGGACTTTCGCGATCGCAAGCCGCCCGTCAATTATCTCACCTCACCAATCTGCCGCGACGCCACCTTTACCAAATGGCACTATCGTTAACCGAGATCCCGTAG
- a CDS encoding Rqc2 family fibronectin-binding protein: MQQVDFTTLTAACAELQAGWIPGRLEKVYQRDRFTIALCLRTLQGRGWLTVAWHPQAARICLADPPPRLPDTFTFSDQLRHQLNGLALVGIQFIAPWERVLDLQFARRPGDPILWHLYVEIMGKYSNVILTDDKNIIVTAAHQVSSQQSSVRPIQTGQPYEHPPALLGDLPSLSESQERWQERVSLVPGALKRQLLKSYRGLSPALVRSMIQAADLDPNQSTETLKTEDWQRLFQCWQEWLWALEKWGQVVGASFTDNVLEKTDHLTKPALVGEAGGGFSHIGVTTNDNNQTRPYTMKPGWTEDGYNVLGWGVVKPAPNVQVLLHHYYTDQLNRQEFSRLHNQLTQKVNNFLVRSRSKALGFEQRLQQSEQADEYRQQADLLMAHLQDWQPGMNQITVLDFETNQPLTISLDPDKNAVQNAQALYKRHQKLKRARLAVVPLLQEVQGEVEYLEQVEASLIQIDRYTTPEDLQALQEIREELIGQGYLDVRDQRSRDVTEASEPYRYRTPSGFELLIGRNNRQNDQLTFRTAGDYDLWFHTQEIAGSHVLLRLDPGAVADEADLQFAADLAAHYSRGRQSDVVPVVYTEPKYVYKPKGAKPGMAIYKRERIVWGRPQQAEHYRTADISG; the protein is encoded by the coding sequence ATGCAACAGGTTGACTTTACGACCTTGACAGCCGCTTGTGCAGAGTTACAAGCGGGTTGGATACCAGGACGACTGGAAAAGGTTTATCAGCGCGATCGCTTTACTATTGCTCTATGCTTACGAACGCTTCAGGGTAGAGGATGGTTGACCGTGGCTTGGCATCCCCAAGCCGCCCGAATTTGCTTGGCTGATCCGCCGCCTCGCCTACCGGATACGTTTACGTTTAGTGATCAACTGCGACATCAGTTAAATGGGTTGGCGCTAGTCGGGATTCAGTTCATTGCCCCTTGGGAGCGAGTATTAGACTTGCAATTTGCCCGACGCCCCGGAGATCCGATTCTCTGGCATCTGTATGTAGAAATTATGGGTAAATATAGTAACGTTATCCTTACAGATGATAAAAATATCATTGTCACCGCCGCCCATCAGGTGAGTTCTCAGCAATCGAGTGTCCGTCCGATTCAAACGGGTCAGCCTTACGAACATCCGCCAGCATTGTTGGGGGATTTACCCAGTTTAAGTGAGTCCCAGGAGCGTTGGCAAGAACGAGTTAGCTTAGTTCCCGGAGCGTTAAAACGGCAATTACTTAAAAGTTATCGGGGATTAAGTCCAGCTTTGGTGCGTTCTATGATCCAAGCGGCTGATTTAGATCCCAACCAATCCACGGAAACGTTAAAGACAGAAGATTGGCAACGGTTATTTCAGTGTTGGCAAGAATGGCTGTGGGCGCTGGAGAAGTGGGGTCAAGTTGTAGGGGCGAGTTTTACAGATAACGTCTTGGAGAAAACTGATCACTTAACTAAACCCGCCCTGGTTGGGGAAGCTGGGGGCGGGTTTAGTCACATCGGGGTGACAACAAACGATAATAATCAAACCCGCCCCTACACAATGAAACCGGGTTGGACTGAGGATGGATATAATGTGCTGGGTTGGGGTGTGGTTAAGCCTGCGCCAAATGTCCAGGTTTTACTGCATCATTACTATACTGACCAACTGAATCGACAAGAGTTTAGCCGACTGCATAACCAACTGACTCAGAAAGTCAACAATTTTTTAGTGCGATCGCGCTCCAAGGCGTTAGGCTTTGAACAACGGTTACAGCAATCGGAACAGGCGGATGAGTATCGTCAACAAGCTGACTTATTGATGGCGCATCTGCAAGATTGGCAACCGGGAATGAACCAGATAACAGTTCTGGATTTTGAAACCAATCAACCGTTGACGATTTCCCTCGATCCCGACAAAAATGCTGTGCAAAATGCTCAAGCCCTCTATAAACGTCATCAAAAGCTGAAACGGGCGCGTCTGGCGGTTGTACCGTTACTGCAAGAGGTGCAAGGGGAAGTTGAGTATTTGGAACAGGTTGAGGCATCCTTAATTCAGATTGATCGCTACACAACGCCGGAAGACTTGCAAGCGTTACAGGAAATCCGCGAGGAGTTGATTGGGCAAGGGTATTTGGATGTTCGAGATCAACGCAGTCGGGATGTCACCGAAGCATCTGAACCGTACCGATACCGCACGCCCAGTGGGTTTGAATTGTTAATTGGTCGTAACAATCGCCAAAATGACCAGCTCACATTTCGCACGGCTGGGGATTATGACTTGTGGTTTCATACCCAGGAGATTGCTGGGAGTCATGTCTTATTACGCTTAGATCCGGGGGCTGTTGCGGATGAGGCAGATCTCCAGTTTGCGGCTGACTTAGCTGCCCATTATAGTCGAGGTCGTCAGAGTGATGTGGTGCCTGTGGTGTATACTGAGCCGAAGTATGTTTATAAGCCCAAGGGGGCTAAACCGGGAATGGCGATTTACAAGCGAGAACGGATCGTGTGGGGGCGTCCTCAACAGGCTGAACACTATCGGACGGCAGATATCTCTGGTTAA
- the remA gene encoding extracellular matrix/biofilm regulator RemA, translating into MDIQLINIGFGNIVSANRVVAIVSPESAPIKRIITDARDRGQLVDATYGRRTRAVIITDSSHVILSAIQPETVAHRFVIGKDGATSTN; encoded by the coding sequence ATGGACATTCAACTGATCAATATCGGTTTTGGTAACATTGTTTCGGCAAACCGTGTCGTGGCAATCGTTTCTCCAGAGTCTGCTCCTATTAAGCGTATCATTACAGATGCTCGCGATCGCGGACAACTGGTTGATGCAACGTATGGGCGGCGCACTCGAGCTGTCATTATTACCGATTCTAGCCATGTCATTTTATCAGCGATTCAGCCAGAAACGGTTGCTCATCGCTTTGTCATTGGCAAAGATGGGGCAACCAGTACCAATTAA
- the gmk gene encoding guanylate kinase: protein MIKPGRLIVVTGPSGVGKGTLVRLLLTRHPQLYLSISTTTRQPRPHEVEGQHYYFVSQDTFQQMVSADELLEWAEYAGNYYGTPRKPVEQHIQRSESVLLEIELEGARQIQQTFPTALRIFILPPNVAELEQRLRGRGQDSEEAIARRLERAKAEIEAANEFDVQIVNDNLEEALSKLEAAIF from the coding sequence ATGATCAAACCAGGCAGACTGATTGTAGTGACAGGTCCAAGTGGCGTGGGGAAAGGAACTCTAGTCCGTTTACTCTTGACTAGACATCCGCAACTGTACCTATCGATTTCCACTACTACCCGTCAACCCCGCCCTCATGAAGTGGAGGGACAACATTATTATTTTGTCAGTCAGGATACGTTTCAGCAGATGGTCAGCGCCGATGAGTTATTGGAATGGGCAGAGTATGCGGGAAATTATTATGGTACACCCCGCAAACCCGTAGAACAGCATATTCAACGGAGTGAGTCTGTCCTGCTAGAAATTGAACTAGAGGGAGCAAGGCAAATTCAACAAACCTTTCCCACCGCCTTGCGTATCTTTATTCTGCCTCCCAATGTAGCGGAACTCGAACAGCGCCTTCGGGGGCGGGGTCAGGATAGTGAGGAGGCGATCGCGCGACGCCTAGAACGAGCCAAAGCTGAAATCGAGGCGGCGAATGAATTTGATGTACAAATTGTCAATGACAACCTGGAAGAGGCACTATCGAAGCTAGAAGCAGCTATTTTTTGA
- a CDS encoding GGDEF domain-containing protein, translated as MQTQLNTPVLEQLIDSLQSSYSVEEACTTIEPLVQQLFPDEIGAIFVMNSSKNLLEAIATWGSIPLTSDSVFSPHECLALRRGQANLVDDTQYCLNCQHIRANSPAVETFCVPMIAHGDTVGLLSVSSLQRGRIAQTRQLAERVAKHIGLALANLKLRETLKTQTFRDPLTKLYNRRYLEECFEREIRKSQRQPKPIGVILLEIDEMEQLNQRFGKSVADLLLREIGLLLPSQVRASDIACRYGGQQFLLLLPEAALAVTQRRAEQLRQSIQQLSLDYRGQSLGSLTISAGIASFAEHGKTAKEVLQAAHIALNLAITGGRDRIVTAS; from the coding sequence ATGCAGACTCAATTAAATACCCCTGTACTCGAACAATTGATTGATTCACTTCAATCCAGTTATTCGGTGGAAGAGGCATGTACAACTATTGAACCCTTAGTCCAACAGCTTTTTCCCGATGAAATTGGGGCGATTTTTGTCATGAACTCCTCAAAAAACTTACTGGAGGCGATCGCGACTTGGGGTTCTATCCCGTTGACGAGCGATTCGGTCTTTTCGCCCCACGAATGCCTAGCATTACGACGCGGACAGGCTAATTTGGTGGATGACACCCAGTATTGTTTAAACTGCCAGCATATTCGCGCTAATTCTCCCGCCGTGGAAACTTTTTGTGTTCCCATGATTGCCCATGGAGACACGGTGGGTTTGTTGTCTGTCAGTTCACTTCAACGGGGGCGAATTGCCCAAACTCGACAATTAGCAGAAAGGGTAGCGAAGCATATTGGCTTGGCATTAGCTAACTTAAAACTGCGAGAAACGCTGAAAACCCAGACGTTTCGAGATCCGCTGACGAAACTTTATAACCGACGTTACCTGGAAGAATGCTTTGAACGAGAAATCCGTAAGTCTCAACGTCAACCCAAGCCTATCGGGGTAATTTTATTGGAAATTGATGAGATGGAACAGTTAAATCAGCGATTTGGCAAATCTGTAGCTGATTTGCTGTTGCGCGAGATTGGGTTGTTATTACCCAGCCAAGTTCGGGCGTCTGATATTGCCTGTCGTTATGGTGGTCAACAATTTCTCCTACTCTTACCAGAAGCCGCGTTAGCCGTCACCCAACGACGCGCTGAACAACTGCGACAGAGTATTCAGCAACTCAGCTTAGACTATCGCGGTCAATCCCTGGGTTCTCTGACCATTTCTGCGGGGATAGCCAGTTTTGCTGAACATGGTAAGACGGCAAAGGAAGTGCTACAAGCGGCTCATATCGCCCTGAATTTAGCAATTACTGGAGGGCGCGATCGCATTGTCACAGCATCCTGA